In the Sandaracinus amylolyticus genome, GACGCGAACATCGACTCCGCCGCGAGGAACGTCTCCGCGTAGTCGTCGTCGGGCGCGACCGGCAGGCGTCCCTTCTTGTGCAGCTCGCCGAACTGCGTGCCCGGCTCGATCGTCAGCGCGTACGCCGACACGTGATCGACGCCGGTCTCGAGCACGCGATCGAGCTCTGCCTCGAAGTCGTGCGCCTTCTGTCCGGGCATCCCGAACATCAGATCCGCGCTCACCCGCGTGATCTCGCGACGCGCCTCGCGCACCGCGGTGAGCGCCATCGGCGCGTCGTGCAGGCGTCCGAGGAACTTCAGCCGCGACTCGTCGAGCGACTGCACGCCGATCGAGATCCGGTTCACCCCCGCCTCGCGCAGCGACGCGGCGCGCGCCTGATCGAGCGAGGTCGGATTGCACTCGACCGTCACCTCGAGGTCCGCCTCGCGCGCGCCGAACGCGCCGTGGATCCCGGCGAGCACGCGCCCGAGCGCGCGCGGATCCCAGAGCGACGGAGTCCCGCCGCCCACGAAGATCGACACCAGCGTGCGCCCCTCGAGCTGCCCGCGACGCGCCTCGAGCTCGCGCAGCACCGCGTCCGCGTAGGCCTCGTGCGGCACGTCGTCGCGTGCGGTGCCGTACGAGTTGAAGTCGCAGTACGGGCACTTCTTGAGGCACCACGGGAAGTGCACGTAGACGCTGGTCGCGGTCATCGAGGGCCGCGGATCGTGGGGCTCGGCCCGCGCAAGTCAACGTGGACGCAGCAACCGGCCGTCCACGACCACGTTCACGTCGCCGACCACGTTCACGCCGACGAGGTCGACGTGGTCGTGAACGTGAACGGCGACGTGGTCGTGATCGGCCTTCTTCTCCGGTCAGGCCTGCTTGATCAGCGACACCTCGATCACGATCGAGATCTCGTCACCGACCAGCACACCGCCCGCCTCGAGCGCCGAGTTCCACGTCATCCCGAACTCCGAGCGACGCACCTTCGCGCGCGCCGACGCACCGATGCGGCGGTTGCCCCAGGGATCCGTGTGCTCCGCCGTCACGTCGTCGACGGTCAGCGTCACCTCGCGCGTCGTGCCGCGGATCGTCAGGTCACCGACGACCTCGTAGCCGTCGCCCGCGCGGCGCACGCGCTTCGACTCGAAGGTCATGCTCGGGTGCTTCTCCGCGTCGAAGAAGTCCGCGCTGCGCAGGTGCCCGTCGCGCTTCTCCTCGCGCGTGTTGATCGACGCCACGTCGATCGTCGCGCTCACCTTCGACGCCTCGGGCTTCGAGGGATCGAAGACCACCTCGCCGGAGACCTTCTGGAACTCGCCGCGCACGTTCGTGATCATCATGTGGCGCACGCTGAAGCCGACGCTCGAGTGCGAGGCGTCGAGGGTCCAGCGGCTGGGCTGCGAGGCGGTCTGGGGGGCTGCGGTCGTCATGGCTCGTCCTTCTTTCCTTCGTCTTTCGTCGACGACACCAACATGGACCGTTGCTCCAGCACGCACTAGAGTCGTTCTCGCGAACGCATCGTTCGCCGGATTCGAACAATGGATCTCCACCGCGTCGCCATCTTCGTGAAGGTCGTCGACGAGCGCGGCTTCACCGCCGCCGCGCGTGCGCTCGATCTCCCGAAGTCCTCGGTGAGCCGCGCGGTCGCGCTCCTCGAGCAGGAGCTCGGCGCGCGCCTGCTCCGCCGCTCCACCCGCACCGTCGCGCTCACCGAGGCCGGCGCCGCGTTCTACGAGCGCGCCTCGCGCGGCCTCGCCGCCATCGCCGAGGCCCGCGAGGTCGTGGTCGATCTCGAGGCCACGCTGAGCGGTCCGATCCGCGTCACCACCGCGGTCGACGCCGGCGTGTGGCTGCTCGCGCCGATCATCGGTGCGTTCATCGCGCAGCACCCCGACGTGCTCGTCGACGTCGTGCTCACCGGGCGCGTCGTCGACCTGGTCGAGGAGGGCATCGACCTCGCGCTGCGCGCCGGTCCGATCCGCGACGACACCCTGGTCGCGCGCCGTCTCCCGGCCGTCGACTTCGCGCTCGTCGCGTCGCGCGCGTACCTCGATGCGCACGGCGCGCCGAAGCGCGTCGCCGACCTCGCGCGCCACCGCTGCGTGCTCTTCCGCGGCGTGCACGGCCGCGCGACGTGGACCCTCGAAGGCCCGCGCGGCGAGGAGAGCCTCGAGGTGCGCGGCGCGGTCAACGCCGACGACTTCACCTTCGCGCACCACGCGGTCGCTGCGGGCGCCGGCATCGGCCTGCTGCCTGCGTTCGTCGGCATCACCGGCGGCGACGTCGTGCGCGTCCTGCCGAAGCACAGCGCGCCCGGCGCGCCGTTCCACCTCGTCTACCCGAGCGCGCGTTACGTCCCGCGCCGCGTCGCGATGTTCCGCGACTTCCTGCTCGACACGATCGCGCGCACGACCTCACTCGCGACGGCGCGCCGGTGACCCGCGCGCCTTGACGACCCGGCCCCGCGGCGCGTAAACGGCGCCCGCGATGGCGCTCCAAGACCTCGTACGCTGGCTGATCCCTCGCGAGCAGCACTTCTTCGAGTTCCTCGAGCGGCAGGCCGCCGCCGCGCACAAGGGCGCACGCGCGCTCGGCGAATTCGCGAACGGCAAACGCATCGAGGACGTGCAGTCCGCCGTGCAGATCTGCGAGCACGAGGGCGACAAGGTCGTCCACGAGCTCGAGGAAGCGCTGGGCCGCACCTTCGTCACCCCGATCGATCGCGAGGACCTCCAGCACCTCTCGTCGGAGCTCGACGACGTGCTCGATCTCACGAACAGCGCCGCGCGCGCGTGCCTGCTCTTCGGCGTCTCGAAGCCCACCGAGCCGATGAAGAAGCTCATCGCGCTGCTCATCCAGTGCACCGAGATCCTCGAGGGCGCGCTGCCGCGGCTCGGCAAGCACGACTACGGCGCGCTGATGACCGCGAGCCGCGCGATCCGCCAGCTCGAGAAGGACGCCGATCGCATCTTCCGCCAGGAGCTCTCGCGCCTCTTCCACGACGAAGGCGTCGACGCGAAGGAGATCCTCCGCGAGAAGGAAGTGCTCGAGGATCTCGAGCACGCCGTCGATCGCTGCGAGCGCGTCGCGCACACGCTCGCGAACCTGGCCGTGAAGCATGGTTAGTCTGCTGATCGCGGTCGTCGTCGCGGCCGTCGTCTTCGACTACATCAACGGCTTCCACGACGCAGCGAACGCGATCGCGACGGTCGTCTCCACCGGCGTGCTGCCGCTGCGCACCGCCGTGATCATCGCCGCGATCTTCAACTTCGTCGGCGCGATCACCGGCACCGCGGTCGCCACCACGATCGCGACCGGGTTCGCCGATGCCCAGATCGTCGATCAGACGGTCGTGCTCTGCGCGCTGCTCGGCGCGTCGGCGTGGAACCTGATCACGTGGTGGTACGGCATCCCCTCGTCGAGCTCGCACGCGCTGATCGGCGGGCTCGCGGGCGCGGTGGTCGCGCACGCGGGCGTCGCCGCGTTCCACTGGGAGACGCTCGGCAAGAAGGTGCTCCTGCCGCTCGTCGTCTCGCCCACGCTGGGGTTCGTCGCGGCGTTCTTCCTGATGATCGCGCTGCTCTGGATCGTGCGCCGCGCGAGACCGGGCACGGTGCACCGCGCCTCGCGCCGGATGCAGCTCCTGAGCGCGTGCATGATGGCGTTCTCCCACGGCTCGAACGACGCGCAGAAGGCGATGGGCATCATCACGCTCGCGCTGGTCGCGTTCGCCGCGAACGGCGGCACCGGCGTGCCCGAGTGGATGATGCCGGTGGGCGACACTGCGGCGGACATGGAAGTGCCCCGCTGGGTGATCTACACGTGCGCGAGCGCGATCGCGCTCGGCACCGCCGCGGGTGGGCGCCGCATCATCAAGACGATGGGCACCAAGATCATCCGCATCTCGCCGCTCCAGGGCTTCGCGGCGGAGACCGCGGGCGCGGCGACGATCCTCGTCGCGAGCCACGCCGGCGTGCCGGTGTCGACCACCCACGTGATCAACGCGTGCATCATGGGCGTCGGCGCGAGCAACCGGATCAGCGCGGTGCGCTGGGGCGTCGCGACGAACATCGTGATCGCGTGGGTGCTCACGCTGCCGCTGAGCGCGGCGATCGCGTTCGTGCTCGAGCTCGTGATCTCGCCGCTGCTGTAGTTGGCGGGAGGGGTCTTGGAAGACCCCTCCCCCCGACCGGCAGAGCCGGATCGGGGCCCCCCCACCCCAAACGCTGCGCGCGGGGCCCCAGCCCCGCTTGCTCGTGCTCGGCGCGCGTGGGGATGTCCGAGCGACGCTCATCGCGCGGGGCCCCAGCCCCGCTTGCTCGTGCTCGGCGCGCCTGGGGCCTTCTGAGCGACGCTCATCGCGCGGGGCCCCAGCCCCGCTTGCTCGTGCTCGGCGCGCCTGGGGCCTTCTGAGCGACGCTCATCGCGGCGGCTGATCAGCTCTCCGAGGTACGGGTCCCGAACAGCTCGTCGAAGCGCGCGAACGCCTCGGCGACCTCGGGATCTCCGTCGGCCACGGCGCGCGCGATCTTGCGGGCCTTGAACAAGAGGCGCATCGCCTCGTCGCCGGCGCGCATGCGCTGATCGCGCAGCGGCGCGAGCTTCGCGAGCAGCTTCGTCTCGAGCGCGGTCTCCTTCGCGCGCGCCTGCGCCGCGCGGCGTCCGCTCGCCGCGAGCGCCGCGGGCGTGACCCCGGGCACCTTCACTTTCTTCGCGACCGCGCGCCAGCCGCTCTCGAACGTCTCGATCATCTCGTCGAGATCCTCGCCGGGCTTCAGCATCCGCGCCTTCTCGTCGCTCGAGAGACGCGCCGCGGCCTCGGACTTGCGCGCCGTGCGCTTCGAATTCGTCTTCTTCGCGCTCTTCTTCGTCGATTTCTTGGTCGCCATCGCCGTTTTCTGCCTCCCCGATTCGCGATTCTGCCCAGAAATCGCGCACATCGGCGATGTCCCCGGCTGAGGTACAGGATCGAGCCTCCACGACCCTCGCTCCGAGCCTCCGCGACCCTCGCCCCGAGCCTCCGCGACCCTCGCCCCGAGCCTCGCGGACCCTCGCCCCGAGCCTCGCGCTGGCTCACCCGCCGACCGCTCGACCCCACCGAGCCACGCGCGAGACCCGTGCTCGTGCACCTGCTCGGCCCGCGTGCTCGTCCACGTGCCACTGCGCGTGCTCGATCAGATGTGCGCCGATCGAACCTCGCGCCCACGATCTCGACCTCGATGCCGTGACCACCGAGCAGATCGTCGTCGTCGAGCCAGACCGCCGCGCGCGACACCCCCTGCTCGTGCTCGGCTCTTGTTGCGCTCTCACCCGGCGGGCACCCTGGATCTCATGCGCTGTCGTCTCGCTTGCTTCGCCGTCGCGCTCCTCACCGCCTGCAGCAGCAGTCAGCTCTCCGAGCCCGACGCGTCCACGTTCGACGCGGGCGTCGATGCCGCTTCCCTTGCCGTCGACGCGGGCAACGATGCGCCCACCGTCGACGCGAGCACACCCGTCGACACCGGCCCGCAGGGCGCCGACATCGGCGAGGCCTGCGCCGACGACGACGCGTGCCGCTACCCGGACGAGCTCGGTGACGAGCTCCCCGAGTGCCTCGGAGGCCCGACGCCGTTCAACAACGGCAACGCGTGGACGAACGGCTACTGCGTGACCCCGTGCGCGCTCCCGCCGGCGATCGTCGACGGTGCTGCGCTCGAGCAGAGCGACTGCCCCGACGGCGCGCTCTGCGTCCCGTTCCGCGACGAGTACGGCCTCTGCCTCCGCGGCTGCGAGTCCGACGACGACTGCCGCACCGAGGAGGGCTACTACTGCCGTCGCGCGTTCGGCGGCGGGATCAACGAGGACCCGTCCACGTCGAACGGGGTCTGCATGGCGTCGCACTGCCAGTCGCGCGGCTGCCCGGGAAGCGCGGTCTGCGCCTGCTGACGCCTCTCCCGTCCGCGTGCTCCGCACGCTCCCGTGCGGGCCCTGCGCCAGCGAGCACTCCAGCTGGACTGACGCGCGTCCACTCACAGCGCGCGGCGTGTCCCCTTGTCGCCGGGGCACCCCCCGAGCAACAACCCACCCATGCTCGACCTCCTCGCGCTCCGCGCGCCGGGCTCGCTGCCCGCGCTCCCTCCCGCCCCGCTCGGCTTCGGTCGTGTCCTCGGTCCGTTCGCGCTGGTCGCGGATCACGACCCCGAGCGCGGCTTCCACGGGGCGCGCATCGTGCGGCGCGAGGAGGCGACGACGGTCGCGTCGGCGGCGAGCGTGCAGTACGCGCTCTCGGTGTTCGAGGGGCTCAAGGCGCTGCGCGGGCCGAGCGGTGCGCTGCATCTCTGGCGCCCCGAGCCCCACGCGCGCCGCTTCGCGAAGAGCAGCGAGCGCCTCACGATGCCGGTGCTGCCGGAGGCCGCGTTCCTCGACGCGTGCCGTGCGATCGTGAAGGCGCACGAGGGCTGGGTGCCCGCGCACGGCAAGGGCTCGCTCTACCTGCGCCCGACGCTCTACGCGACCGAGGAGTTCCTCGGCGTGCGTCCCTCGCGCACGCACCAGCTCGCGATCGTCGTGAGCGCGGTCGACGCGTTCTACAGCACGCCGCTGCGGCTCTGGGCGGAGACCGAGCACGTGCGCGCGGCGCCCGGTGGGCTCGGCGACGCGAAGACCGGCGCGAACTACGCGGCGTCGCTGCACGCGGCGGAGCGGGCGAAGAAGCGCGGCTTCGATCAGGTGCTGTGGCTCGACGCGCACGATCACGATCGGCTCGCCGAGGCGGGCACGATGAACGTGTTCGTGGTGATCGACGGAGTGGTGCGCACGCCCGAGCTCGACGGGACGATCCTGCCGGGCGTGACGCGCGATGCGTGCCTCGCGCTGCTGCGCTCGCGCGGCGTGAAGTGCGAGGAGGCGCCGATCTCGCTGCGCGAGGTGCACGAGGCGGCGAAGCGCGGCGCGCTCACCGAGGCGTTCGGCACCGGCACCGCGGCGATCGTCGCGCCGATCGCGGCGATCGGGAGCGCGGCGGGGACGATCGAGCTGCGCGCGCCGGGCGAGGTCGCGACGACGCTGCGCGCGGGCCTCGAGGCGATCCAGCAGGGCGTGGCGGACGATCCGTTCGGCTGGCGCGTGCCGGTGTGATGCGATGCGCGGCGCGCTCGTGATGATCGCCATCGTCGCGAGCGCGTGCTCCAGCGCGCCGAGCGAGCCGGAGTGTGCGGCGCCCGGTGGCTGGGTCGCGTCGCTGGAGATCGATCACGCGCCGGGCGCGCTGACGACGCCCGGGCCGATCACGTCGGACGAGGCGCGACCGATGTCGCCCGAGGTCGCGTTCGAGGTGCGCGGCACGCCCGAGGTGCGCGACGGCGTGGTGACGCTGCGCAGCGCGCTGGTGAACCGCAGCGCCAGCGCGCAGCAGGTCGACGTGCTGACCGGCGGGGTGCCCGGGCTCTCGTCGAACCCGCTCGCGATCCGGCCGCTGCCCGAGCCCGCGTGGCGCGTGGGGCGCGAGCCGTCGACGATGCAGGCGCCCGAGGTGTACCCGTCACCCGCGCGCTGGGTGCTCGCGCCGGGCGCGGAGGTCCGGCTCGTCGCGCGGTACTGCCTCGCGCGTCACGAGCTCGCGTCGGGGACGCGCGTGCGATTCGAGCGCTCGTTCGAGGCGTGGCACGAGCCGAAGCCGCGCGGTGACTTCGAGATCGTGGTGCCCTAGGGAGCGACGCGTCGTGGTGTGATCGAGGCCCTATGTCGTCGTCGTCACCGGGGGGGCGACGATGAACGAGGCACCTACGATCTTCCATCGCGACGACGTGCTCTGCGTCGCGGCGTGGCGCGACGTGATGCTCGAGCTGTGGTCGGGCGAGGGGACGATCGAGCACTTCCGCGTGGTGCGCGCGAGCTCGCGGCGCATCGTCGATCGCGCGCAGGGCAGTCGGGTGTGCTTGGTGTCGAGCGTGCAGGTGCCGGCGCTCCGCGCGGTGCCGCAGGACGTGCGGAACGAGATGGTCGCGCGCGATCGCGAGATGGCGCCGCACCTGATCGCGGCGGCGCTCGTGGTGTCGAGCAAGGGGTTCGTCGCGTCGATCGTGCGCAGCATGCTCGCGGGGCTGCAGATGACGTCCCAGACGCGCGCGCCGTCGCGGGTGTTCGAGGACGAGCTCAGCGCGCTCGCGTGGCTGGCGCCGCACGTGTCGTCGATCGGCACGCGCGCGTGCACGCCGGGCGATCTGCGCAGCGCCATGGCGGAGGCGCGTGGTGCTCCGCCCACGCGCGCGCTCCACGTGTTGTGATCGTCCGTCTGGGCAAGCGGGTTGGGGACCCGCGCGCAGCTGGGGGTCGACAGGGGGGCGCGCAGCCCCCCGGGGAACTCAGTCCCAGCGGTTCGTCATCGCGTCGAGCGACACGCGGTGCCACACGAACACGCCGCCGTCGCGGTAGTGATCGTGCTGCTCGCCCGCGCACATCACGTAGCCCTGCAGCGGGTCGCAGTGCGGTGCGCCGAAGAGGTGCCCCGTCTCGTGCACGAGGATGATCTGCGCGCGCTCGCGCGAGAGATC is a window encoding:
- the hemW gene encoding radical SAM family heme chaperone HemW gives rise to the protein MTATSVYVHFPWCLKKCPYCDFNSYGTARDDVPHEAYADAVLRELEARRGQLEGRTLVSIFVGGGTPSLWDPRALGRVLAGIHGAFGAREADLEVTVECNPTSLDQARAASLREAGVNRISIGVQSLDESRLKFLGRLHDAPMALTAVREARREITRVSADLMFGMPGQKAHDFEAELDRVLETGVDHVSAYALTIEPGTQFGELHKKGRLPVAPDDDYAETFLAAESMFASRGLEHYEVSNYARPGQEARHNLHYWRGGDYVGLGAGAVGCLGDGRGGGRRWRDEALPAKYLEGSGELARVESWEETLSADDRVREALMLGLRTREGVDLDALRARTGVDARVGRERALERRVARGELVIEGARMRVPHTSWLALDAIVTDLF
- a CDS encoding YceI family protein, with the protein product MTTAAPQTASQPSRWTLDASHSSVGFSVRHMMITNVRGEFQKVSGEVVFDPSKPEASKVSATIDVASINTREEKRDGHLRSADFFDAEKHPSMTFESKRVRRAGDGYEVVGDLTIRGTTREVTLTVDDVTAEHTDPWGNRRIGASARAKVRRSEFGMTWNSALEAGGVLVGDEISIVIEVSLIKQA
- a CDS encoding LysR family transcriptional regulator; the protein is MDLHRVAIFVKVVDERGFTAAARALDLPKSSVSRAVALLEQELGARLLRRSTRTVALTEAGAAFYERASRGLAAIAEAREVVVDLEATLSGPIRVTTAVDAGVWLLAPIIGAFIAQHPDVLVDVVLTGRVVDLVEEGIDLALRAGPIRDDTLVARRLPAVDFALVASRAYLDAHGAPKRVADLARHRCVLFRGVHGRATWTLEGPRGEESLEVRGAVNADDFTFAHHAVAAGAGIGLLPAFVGITGGDVVRVLPKHSAPGAPFHLVYPSARYVPRRVAMFRDFLLDTIARTTSLATARR
- a CDS encoding DUF47 domain-containing protein; this encodes MALQDLVRWLIPREQHFFEFLERQAAAAHKGARALGEFANGKRIEDVQSAVQICEHEGDKVVHELEEALGRTFVTPIDREDLQHLSSELDDVLDLTNSAARACLLFGVSKPTEPMKKLIALLIQCTEILEGALPRLGKHDYGALMTASRAIRQLEKDADRIFRQELSRLFHDEGVDAKEILREKEVLEDLEHAVDRCERVAHTLANLAVKHG
- a CDS encoding inorganic phosphate transporter, whose translation is MVSLLIAVVVAAVVFDYINGFHDAANAIATVVSTGVLPLRTAVIIAAIFNFVGAITGTAVATTIATGFADAQIVDQTVVLCALLGASAWNLITWWYGIPSSSSHALIGGLAGAVVAHAGVAAFHWETLGKKVLLPLVVSPTLGFVAAFFLMIALLWIVRRARPGTVHRASRRMQLLSACMMAFSHGSNDAQKAMGIITLALVAFAANGGTGVPEWMMPVGDTAADMEVPRWVIYTCASAIALGTAAGGRRIIKTMGTKIIRISPLQGFAAETAGAATILVASHAGVPVSTTHVINACIMGVGASNRISAVRWGVATNIVIAWVLTLPLSAAIAFVLELVISPLL
- a CDS encoding branched-chain amino acid aminotransferase translates to MLDLLALRAPGSLPALPPAPLGFGRVLGPFALVADHDPERGFHGARIVRREEATTVASAASVQYALSVFEGLKALRGPSGALHLWRPEPHARRFAKSSERLTMPVLPEAAFLDACRAIVKAHEGWVPAHGKGSLYLRPTLYATEEFLGVRPSRTHQLAIVVSAVDAFYSTPLRLWAETEHVRAAPGGLGDAKTGANYAASLHAAERAKKRGFDQVLWLDAHDHDRLAEAGTMNVFVVIDGVVRTPELDGTILPGVTRDACLALLRSRGVKCEEAPISLREVHEAAKRGALTEAFGTGTAAIVAPIAAIGSAAGTIELRAPGEVATTLRAGLEAIQQGVADDPFGWRVPV